The following are encoded together in the Pleurocapsa sp. FMAR1 genome:
- the cynS gene encoding cyanase: MPISEITEKLLAAKKEKGITFEDLEKAVGQDETWIASVIYRQASADMDEATKIVTTLGLPESMAEPLTVAPLKGSLDPQIPTDPLIYRFYEIMQVYGMPIKAVVHEKFGDGIMSAIDFSVEVEKVEDPKGDRVQIVMCGKFLPYKKW, from the coding sequence ATGCCTATTTCAGAAATTACTGAAAAACTATTAGCAGCTAAAAAAGAAAAAGGTATTACCTTTGAGGATTTAGAAAAAGCAGTGGGACAAGATGAAACCTGGATTGCTTCAGTTATCTATCGTCAAGCTAGTGCAGATATGGACGAAGCAACCAAAATCGTTACTACCTTGGGCTTACCAGAATCAATGGCTGAACCTCTTACCGTAGCACCTCTAAAAGGTTCTCTCGATCCTCAAATACCTACCGATCCATTGATCTATCGTTTTTACGAAATTATGCAGGTATACGGAATGCCTATCAAAGCGGTAGTCCATGAAAAATTTGGGGATGGAATTATGAGTGCGATCGACTTTTCGGTGGAAGTAGAGAAAGTAGAAGATCCTAAAGGCGATCGCGTCCAAATAGTGATGTGCGGGAAATTCTTGCCTTATAAAAAATGGTAA
- a CDS encoding urease subunit gamma, translating into MERLTIFTAAEIARRRKAKGIKLNVPEAIAYITDVMVEGAREDKTVAQLMSEGAQLLTMDDVLPGVAELIPLIQVEAHFLDGTKLISIHNPIRSL; encoded by the coding sequence ATGGAGCGCTTGACGATATTTACCGCTGCGGAAATTGCTCGTCGTCGTAAAGCAAAAGGGATTAAATTAAACGTCCCTGAAGCGATCGCCTATATTACCGATGTCATGGTAGAAGGGGCGAGGGAAGATAAAACCGTAGCTCAATTAATGAGTGAGGGGGCCCAATTACTGACAATGGATGATGTCTTACCAGGAGTAGCAGAATTGATTCCCTTAATTCAAGTAGAAGCACATTTTCTTGATGGCACAAAGTTAATTAGTATTCATAATCCGATTAGATCGCTTTAG
- a CDS encoding urease subunit beta → MIPGEIFFAEDEIEINAGREKKTIAVDNTGDRPIQVGSHFHFFEVNRALAFDRPAAFGFRLDIPSGTAVRFEPGDTKEITLVAIGGNRRVIGLNNLTNGVLDNPETKAQAIAQAQQSGFYQ, encoded by the coding sequence ATGATTCCAGGTGAAATATTTTTTGCAGAGGATGAGATTGAAATTAATGCAGGTAGAGAGAAGAAAACGATCGCGGTAGATAATACAGGCGATCGCCCGATACAAGTAGGTTCTCACTTTCATTTCTTTGAAGTCAATCGAGCCTTAGCATTTGACCGCCCTGCTGCTTTTGGGTTTCGTTTGGATATTCCTTCGGGGACGGCAGTTCGTTTTGAACCTGGAGATACCAAAGAAATTACTCTAGTTGCTATTGGAGGAAATAGACGAGTTATCGGACTTAATAATTTAACCAACGGTGTATTGGATAATCCTGAAACTAAGGCTCAAGCGATCGCTCAAGCCCAACAATCGGGTTTTTATCAATAA